From one Bdellovibrionota bacterium genomic stretch:
- a CDS encoding class I SAM-dependent methyltransferase, with protein sequence MASWYSDPDFWAFTRPFMFDADRWKAAPMEIIDLIRLTRVQSGARVLDLCCGPGRHAIPLAQHGFTVTGVDLSAELLKQAEQKAKTEGAKIEWIEKDMREFVRPEAFDLALSLFTSFGYFEESADDVKTLKNVCRSLKTGGMFVIDLMGKEVLARIFEARRWRESQGAIFLEEAKISDDWGKVDVLAVVIEKERRHETPMSIRLYSGQELRALLTECGFKQIVLFGDFQGNPYDHRARRLVALARK encoded by the coding sequence GTGGCGTCCTGGTATTCAGATCCTGATTTTTGGGCGTTCACCCGGCCGTTCATGTTCGATGCGGACCGGTGGAAGGCCGCACCTATGGAGATCATCGATCTGATCCGATTGACGCGTGTTCAATCCGGCGCCCGTGTGCTGGATCTCTGTTGCGGCCCGGGAAGGCATGCAATACCCCTCGCTCAACACGGTTTCACCGTCACGGGAGTCGATCTGAGTGCGGAACTTCTCAAACAGGCCGAACAAAAAGCTAAGACAGAAGGGGCAAAAATTGAATGGATTGAAAAGGACATGCGGGAATTTGTTCGTCCGGAGGCCTTCGATCTCGCGTTGAGTCTGTTCACCTCTTTCGGTTATTTCGAAGAGTCGGCTGACGATGTAAAGACGTTGAAGAACGTTTGCCGTTCCCTAAAAACGGGCGGAATGTTCGTGATTGATCTCATGGGAAAAGAGGTCTTAGCCCGCATCTTTGAAGCACGTCGTTGGCGAGAAAGCCAAGGCGCGATCTTCTTGGAAGAAGCGAAAATTTCCGACGACTGGGGAAAAGTGGATGTCCTTGCCGTCGTGATTGAAAAAGAGCGGCGCCACGAAACGCCGATGTCCATCCGTCTCTATTCAGGACAGGAACTCCGGGCGCTCCTGACGGAATGTGGATTCAAACAGATCGTCCTTTTCGGGGATTTCCAGGGAAATCCTTATGACCATCGGGCCCGACGTCTGGTGGCTTTGGCTCGAAAGTAA
- a CDS encoding acetoacetate--CoA ligase, giving the protein MILRKPRADDLQKSQMARYIHWLPKNGYPSFQDYLSLHRWSVDQIGPFWESIWKFTDVVSHTPYKKVLAGSKMPGARWFEGARLNFAENLLRCSEGGNSEKIAITAINEAGARREITYGELYRQVASVAAFLKSEGIVSGDRVAAITSHSPEPVIGMLAATSIGAIWSSCSPDFGVQGIFDRFGQIEPKILIAVDGYQYNGKPFSILDRIREVQKRVPSIQTVVLIPQMNPESVVEIPGAVSWNDAAKFEAPMGLEFRALPFDHPVYILYSSGTTGVPKCIVHGAGGTLLQHGKELMLHTNVGPDDTFTYFTTCGWMMWNWQISGLLTGCKLVLYDGSPSYPSLNRLWELAANERLTIFGTSAKFLGACRNANLSPKDKFDLSRLKTITSTGSPLLPEDFDWVYEHVKPDVLLSSISGGTDIVSCFVLGNPILPVYRGEIQCKGLGMDVAAYSDDGKELIGRQGELVCRKPAPSMPIYFWNDPGGEKYRKAYFSEYPGIWRHGDYILFNERGGAVIYGRSDATLNPSGVRIGTAEIYRQVETMPEISDSLVIGQPWEGDERIVLFIVLKRGAKLTEQLQKKIKTRIREETTPRHVPAKILSIREIPYTISGKKVEMAVLKTIKGEEIKNRDALANPTSLDQFRNLKELLS; this is encoded by the coding sequence ATGATTCTTCGGAAGCCAAGGGCTGATGACCTGCAGAAAAGCCAAATGGCTCGTTACATCCATTGGCTTCCCAAAAACGGGTATCCTTCTTTCCAAGATTATCTTTCGCTCCATAGATGGTCGGTGGATCAAATCGGCCCATTTTGGGAATCGATCTGGAAATTCACGGATGTCGTATCTCACACGCCTTACAAGAAAGTTCTAGCCGGCTCCAAAATGCCGGGAGCCCGTTGGTTCGAAGGGGCGCGGCTCAATTTCGCCGAGAACCTGTTGCGGTGTTCCGAAGGCGGGAACTCCGAGAAAATCGCGATCACAGCGATCAACGAAGCTGGCGCGCGACGGGAAATCACGTACGGCGAGCTTTACCGACAAGTAGCGTCCGTCGCTGCGTTTCTGAAGTCCGAAGGTATCGTATCCGGAGACCGGGTCGCCGCGATTACGTCGCATTCTCCGGAACCGGTCATTGGAATGCTCGCAGCGACGAGTATCGGAGCGATCTGGTCCTCCTGTTCACCCGATTTCGGCGTGCAGGGGATTTTCGACCGGTTCGGCCAGATCGAACCGAAGATCTTGATCGCCGTGGACGGCTACCAATACAATGGAAAGCCATTTTCAATTCTCGACCGGATTCGCGAAGTCCAGAAACGGGTTCCTTCGATTCAAACGGTGGTTCTCATTCCGCAGATGAACCCAGAGTCCGTGGTCGAGATTCCAGGAGCGGTTTCATGGAACGATGCCGCGAAATTCGAGGCCCCAATGGGCCTCGAATTTCGGGCGCTTCCGTTCGATCACCCGGTCTACATTCTCTACTCTTCGGGAACCACGGGTGTTCCGAAGTGTATTGTTCACGGAGCGGGAGGGACGCTCCTTCAGCACGGCAAGGAATTGATGCTCCATACAAACGTCGGGCCGGACGATACGTTCACATATTTCACGACGTGCGGCTGGATGATGTGGAATTGGCAGATTTCCGGTTTGCTGACGGGATGCAAGCTGGTTTTGTATGACGGATCGCCGTCGTATCCTTCACTGAATCGACTCTGGGAATTGGCCGCCAATGAAAGGCTGACGATCTTCGGAACGAGCGCAAAATTCCTGGGTGCCTGTCGCAACGCGAACCTTTCACCCAAGGATAAGTTCGATCTGAGTCGTCTGAAAACGATTACGTCGACCGGTTCTCCTCTTCTTCCCGAGGATTTCGATTGGGTGTACGAACATGTGAAGCCAGACGTCCTGCTCTCGTCGATCTCGGGCGGGACCGACATCGTCTCCTGCTTCGTCCTGGGAAATCCGATCCTCCCTGTCTATCGAGGCGAGATTCAATGCAAAGGGCTTGGAATGGATGTCGCGGCTTACTCCGATGACGGCAAAGAGCTGATCGGCCGGCAGGGGGAACTGGTTTGTCGGAAGCCGGCGCCCTCCATGCCGATCTATTTCTGGAACGATCCCGGCGGCGAGAAATATCGGAAGGCCTATTTCAGCGAATATCCCGGAATTTGGAGGCACGGAGATTACATTCTTTTCAACGAGAGGGGAGGGGCGGTGATCTACGGGCGCTCCGATGCGACGCTCAATCCGTCGGGTGTGCGAATCGGAACGGCCGAAATCTACCGACAGGTCGAAACGATGCCCGAAATCTCCGACAGCCTCGTGATCGGTCAGCCGTGGGAAGGGGACGAAAGAATCGTGCTTTTTATCGTGCTAAAACGCGGTGCGAAGCTTACGGAGCAACTCCAAAAGAAAATCAAGACAAGGATCCGCGAAGAGACGACGCCGAGGCATGTTCCGGCGAAGATTCTTTCCATACGGGAAATTCCGTACACGATCAGCGGGAAAAAGGTCGAGATGGCGGTTCTCAAAACGATCAAAGGTGAGGAGATCAAAAATCGGGACGCCCTCGCAAACCCAACGTCATTGGATCAGTTCAGAAACCTTAAGGAACTTCTATCTTAG
- a CDS encoding CopG family antitoxin gives MSDLLKTGKWKAVRFELEAKNKTITIRLSERLLHALKKRAHAAGLDYQKFIRLALERFVEA, from the coding sequence ATGTCCGATCTGCTTAAGACGGGAAAGTGGAAGGCTGTGCGTTTCGAACTTGAGGCGAAGAATAAAACGATCACGATTCGTCTCAGTGAACGGCTGCTTCATGCTCTCAAGAAAAGAGCCCATGCCGCCGGGCTCGACTATCAAAAGTTTATCCGGCTGGCACTCGAAAGATTTGTGGAAGCGTAA
- a CDS encoding BrnT family toxin, whose translation MHYLVLGSKSEIPRLRLGFGKHRKAGKHGLAIGEIEEFFAREVLVAEDSEHSEREHRYVAVGRAGNGRYMFVAFTFRTKGKESLIRVISARYAHKREARAYENLQKTK comes from the coding sequence ATGCACTACCTCGTGTTAGGCTCAAAAAGTGAAATTCCACGGCTTCGACTGGGATTCGGGAAACACCGAAAGGCCGGGAAGCACGGGCTTGCAATTGGCGAGATTGAGGAATTCTTTGCGCGGGAAGTGCTGGTTGCGGAAGATTCTGAGCATTCCGAGAGGGAACATCGGTATGTGGCTGTGGGACGAGCGGGAAACGGTCGATATATGTTTGTGGCTTTCACGTTCAGAACGAAAGGGAAAGAATCCTTGATTCGAGTCATTTCTGCGCGATACGCACACAAAAGAGAGGCAAGAGCTTATGAGAATCTCCAAAAAACGAAATAG
- a CDS encoding biopolymer transporter ExbD: MRFATSRRLRHRSAEINLIPLIDLFLNILVFFIVTTTFASTESFFFVDLPEASAAGQAGERKLVWINVGSAGEISVDRKIVTMEELKANLETIPAEKRATIPVVIRADRESKHGSVVTVIDLVRQQGLQNVGIATKSPTNR, translated from the coding sequence ATGAGGTTCGCCACCTCCCGCCGCCTTCGTCACCGTTCCGCCGAAATCAATCTGATTCCTCTGATCGATCTCTTTCTGAATATTCTGGTGTTTTTCATCGTGACGACGACGTTCGCGTCGACCGAATCGTTCTTTTTCGTCGATCTTCCCGAAGCGTCGGCCGCGGGTCAGGCCGGAGAGCGCAAGCTCGTTTGGATCAATGTCGGTTCGGCCGGGGAAATTTCAGTCGATCGTAAAATCGTGACGATGGAAGAGCTTAAAGCCAACCTCGAGACCATTCCGGCCGAGAAGCGAGCCACGATCCCGGTCGTGATTCGAGCGGACCGCGAGTCGAAACACGGTTCCGTGGTTACCGTGATCGACCTGGTCCGGCAACAAGGCCTCCAAAACGTCGGCATTGCGACAAAGAGCCCTACTAACCGTTAA
- a CDS encoding MotA/TolQ/ExbB proton channel family protein → METFHYVYAYLSKGGPVMAVLFLCSVACVALIFERFRALRKNKILPVRFLTDVESLVREKKVSEALALCRASDVPVGRILTTGLSFDGTDPKEMEEEMESAGRRETSVLERNLDFLGTLAAAGPLIGLLGTVTGMIRTFGVVAVTGVGDPLKLSGGIAEALLNTAGGLVVGIPALIAQQYFLHRVDRFVLEMEEYASRIVKMVRRRG, encoded by the coding sequence ATGGAAACGTTTCATTACGTTTACGCCTATCTCTCCAAAGGCGGCCCCGTCATGGCGGTCCTTTTCCTCTGCTCCGTCGCCTGCGTCGCCCTGATTTTCGAGCGATTTCGGGCGCTTCGAAAAAACAAAATATTGCCGGTTCGATTTCTGACCGACGTCGAATCGCTCGTGCGCGAGAAAAAAGTATCCGAAGCCCTCGCTCTCTGCCGGGCCAGCGACGTTCCCGTGGGGAGAATCCTTACGACCGGGCTATCGTTTGACGGAACGGATCCCAAGGAGATGGAAGAGGAGATGGAAAGCGCCGGCAGGCGCGAGACCAGCGTGCTCGAACGGAACCTCGACTTTCTCGGCACACTGGCGGCCGCCGGTCCGCTGATCGGTCTCTTGGGGACGGTCACCGGCATGATTCGGACGTTCGGCGTCGTCGCCGTGACCGGCGTGGGAGATCCGTTGAAATTGTCGGGAGGGATCGCCGAAGCGCTTCTCAATACGGCCGGCGGGCTCGTTGTCGGAATTCCGGCGCTCATCGCCCAGCAATATTTTCTCCATCGCGTGGATCGATTCGTCCTGGAGATGGAAGAATATGCCAGCCGGATTGTGAAGATGGTGCGGAGAAGGGGATGA
- a CDS encoding acyl-CoA dehydrogenase family protein, producing the protein MNFDLEENHRMIRDLVRDFAAREVAPGAMKRDETCEFPFDLCQKLGELGLMGIMVPEALGGAGLDVTSFVIAVEEIARHDGSLALTAASHNGLCIGHMLVGANDTLKKKYLPSLASGKKLGAWCLTEPGSGSDALAMKTTAVKKGDRWVINGSKNFITQGSVGDVYVILAHTDRSKGTRGVTAFIAEKGWKGLTPGKKEEKLGVRSSDTAALTFENLEIPEENVLGNVGEGFINALKVLDRGRVVIGAMALGLGRGALEEAAKYSKERQAFGHPISEFQGIQWLLADSAMELEAARVLVYRAAWLQGNGKFSKKESSMAKLYASEAAMRACHRGIQVFGGYGYVKEYPVERYFRDVKLCEIGEGTSEIQRDVIANQVIDQASV; encoded by the coding sequence ATGAATTTCGATCTCGAAGAAAACCACCGAATGATCCGGGACCTCGTACGGGACTTCGCAGCCCGCGAGGTGGCTCCCGGCGCGATGAAGCGCGATGAAACCTGCGAGTTCCCGTTCGATCTCTGCCAGAAACTGGGAGAGCTCGGCCTCATGGGCATTATGGTCCCCGAGGCTTTGGGCGGAGCCGGGCTCGACGTCACGAGTTTTGTGATTGCCGTGGAAGAGATCGCTCGCCACGACGGTTCGCTCGCTCTCACGGCCGCATCGCACAACGGACTCTGTATCGGTCACATGTTGGTGGGAGCGAACGACACACTGAAGAAAAAGTATCTCCCTTCCTTGGCGAGCGGGAAAAAGCTGGGCGCTTGGTGCTTGACCGAACCGGGATCCGGGTCGGACGCGCTGGCGATGAAGACGACGGCCGTGAAGAAAGGGGACCGCTGGGTCATCAACGGGTCAAAAAACTTCATCACACAGGGCTCGGTGGGAGATGTCTACGTGATCCTCGCGCACACCGATCGATCCAAGGGCACCCGCGGCGTAACGGCGTTTATCGCGGAAAAAGGATGGAAAGGGCTGACTCCCGGGAAAAAAGAGGAGAAATTGGGCGTTCGTTCGAGCGACACGGCGGCCTTGACGTTCGAGAACCTCGAGATCCCGGAAGAAAATGTTTTGGGAAATGTCGGCGAGGGATTTATCAACGCGCTTAAAGTATTGGATCGCGGCCGGGTCGTCATCGGCGCCATGGCTTTGGGGCTGGGTCGCGGCGCTCTGGAAGAGGCCGCAAAATATTCGAAAGAGCGGCAAGCCTTCGGACACCCGATTTCAGAATTCCAGGGGATTCAATGGCTGTTGGCCGATTCCGCCATGGAACTCGAAGCCGCACGGGTGCTTGTTTACAGGGCGGCGTGGTTGCAGGGGAACGGAAAGTTCTCGAAGAAAGAATCGTCGATGGCCAAGCTTTACGCTTCGGAAGCCGCGATGCGGGCTTGCCATCGCGGAATTCAGGTCTTCGGCGGATATGGGTACGTCAAAGAATATCCGGTGGAACGCTATTTTCGCGACGTGAAACTCTGTGAAATCGGGGAAGGAACCAGCGAAATTCAGCGGGACGTCATCGCGAACCAAGTGATCGATCAGGCTTCCGTTTAG
- a CDS encoding cobalamin B12-binding domain-containing protein, which produces MERKLRILVAKPGLDGHDRGAKVVARALRDAGFEVIYTGLHQTPEMIVGAAVDEDVDAVSLSVLSGAHMFLFSEVIRLLKEKGAGDITVFGGGIIPDDDIPKLEAAGVAKLFTPGASLQEITDWVRTSVKPTK; this is translated from the coding sequence ATGGAACGAAAACTCCGCATCTTGGTGGCCAAACCAGGTCTGGACGGCCACGACCGAGGGGCCAAGGTGGTGGCCCGCGCTCTACGAGACGCCGGGTTCGAAGTCATTTACACCGGCCTGCATCAAACACCGGAAATGATCGTCGGCGCGGCGGTGGACGAAGATGTCGACGCCGTCAGCCTGTCGGTTCTCTCGGGTGCGCACATGTTTTTGTTTTCCGAAGTCATCCGCCTGCTCAAGGAAAAAGGCGCGGGGGATATCACCGTTTTCGGCGGCGGGATTATTCCCGACGATGACATTCCTAAGCTGGAAGCCGCCGGTGTGGCGAAACTTTTTACGCCGGGGGCCTCCCTTCAGGAAATTACCGATTGGGTTCGAACTTCAGTGAAACCAACCAAATAA
- a CDS encoding methylmalonyl-CoA mutase family protein, with protein MADDLKKSLKAWEESVLKKALEKSPERKQRFTTISDHEIRRLYTPADTETVEYERDLGIPGQYPFTRGIHETMYRGRVWTMRQFAGFGTAKDSNKRFHYLLEQGQTGLSVAFHMPTIMGYDSDHPRSRGEVGKVGVSIDTMEDMETLFHGIPLDRVTTSMTINAPASILLSMYLAVAEKQNVSWDKVGGTTQNDILKEYIAQKSWIYPPKPSIRLITDMIAFCTEKVPRWNTISISGYHIREAGSTAVQELAFTLADGIGYVQAGVEAGMDADAFAPRLAFFFNAHNDFFEEIAKYRAARRIWSRVMKERFKAKNPRSWMLRFHTQTAGVSLTAQQPYNNVVRTTLQALAAVMGGTQSLHTNSLDETLSLPTEESVTIALRTQQIIAEESGVAATIDPLGGSYFIESLTNEMEKAAWEYIEKIDQMGGIVAAVEKGFPQREIGNSAYRYQQQVEKKEKIIVGINKYIAEDERPIPTLFIDEKVEKEQIANVKRIKEKRDSTLVKQRLERLRQAAKGKENVMPHIIDAVRSYASLGELCDVFRSVFGEYHDPKWL; from the coding sequence ATGGCGGACGACCTCAAAAAATCGCTCAAGGCGTGGGAAGAGAGTGTCCTCAAAAAAGCGCTGGAAAAGTCTCCCGAACGCAAACAGCGATTCACGACGATCTCCGATCACGAAATCCGCCGGCTCTATACGCCGGCAGACACGGAAACGGTCGAATACGAACGCGACCTGGGAATCCCGGGCCAATATCCGTTCACCCGCGGAATTCACGAGACGATGTACCGCGGCCGGGTTTGGACGATGCGCCAGTTCGCCGGGTTCGGTACGGCCAAGGATTCGAACAAACGGTTTCATTACCTGCTGGAGCAGGGCCAGACCGGCCTCTCGGTGGCGTTTCACATGCCGACGATCATGGGGTACGACTCGGACCACCCGCGTTCGCGCGGCGAAGTCGGAAAGGTCGGCGTCTCGATCGACACAATGGAGGATATGGAGACGCTGTTCCACGGAATACCGCTCGATCGCGTAACGACGTCGATGACGATCAACGCTCCGGCGTCGATTCTTCTTTCGATGTATTTAGCCGTCGCCGAAAAACAAAACGTCTCGTGGGACAAAGTCGGCGGCACGACGCAGAACGATATTCTGAAAGAATACATCGCCCAGAAATCGTGGATTTATCCACCCAAGCCGTCGATTCGTCTGATCACCGACATGATCGCGTTTTGCACCGAAAAAGTTCCGCGATGGAACACAATTTCGATTTCGGGCTACCACATCCGAGAAGCCGGTTCCACGGCAGTTCAGGAACTCGCGTTCACGCTGGCCGACGGTATCGGGTACGTCCAGGCCGGCGTCGAGGCCGGAATGGATGCCGATGCCTTCGCCCCTCGGCTGGCGTTCTTTTTCAACGCCCACAACGATTTTTTCGAGGAGATCGCCAAATACCGGGCCGCCCGGAGGATCTGGTCGAGGGTGATGAAAGAAAGATTCAAGGCCAAGAATCCGAGGAGCTGGATGCTTCGGTTTCACACACAGACGGCGGGCGTTTCGCTCACGGCTCAACAGCCTTACAACAACGTCGTTCGAACGACGCTCCAGGCCCTGGCCGCCGTGATGGGTGGGACGCAATCGCTCCATACGAACTCCCTGGATGAAACGCTTTCCCTTCCGACCGAAGAGTCGGTGACGATCGCGCTCCGGACGCAACAGATCATCGCGGAGGAGTCGGGCGTCGCCGCCACGATCGATCCGCTGGGCGGCAGCTACTTCATCGAATCGCTGACGAATGAAATGGAAAAGGCGGCATGGGAATACATTGAAAAGATCGATCAAATGGGCGGAATAGTCGCGGCCGTTGAAAAAGGTTTCCCGCAGCGGGAAATCGGAAATTCAGCGTACCGATACCAGCAACAGGTGGAAAAGAAGGAAAAGATCATCGTCGGAATCAACAAGTACATCGCGGAGGATGAAAGACCGATTCCAACGCTTTTTATCGACGAAAAGGTCGAGAAAGAACAGATCGCCAACGTCAAGCGGATCAAAGAAAAACGGGACAGCACACTGGTGAAGCAGCGACTGGAACGGCTGCGCCAAGCCGCGAAGGGCAAAGAAAACGTCATGCCGCATATCATCGACGCCGTTCGTTCTTATGCTTCGCTCGGCGAGTTGTGTGATGTCTTTCGGTCGGTCTTCGGCGAATACCACGATCCGAAGTGGCTCTAA
- a CDS encoding acyl-CoA dehydrogenase: MDFALSQEQEEIRKMVREFAENELRPVAAKNDRDSRFPKEQVKKLAELGLMGMVVPAEYGGSGLDTVSYAIAIEELARVCASTAVIASVNNSLVCDVIKTWGSDEQKKKYLIPLAKGEHLGAYCLTEPMSGSDAATQKTTATRESGFYVVNGAKNWITNGPQADTLILFAMFNPAKGSKGVSAFVFESKLPGVEVGKDENKLGIRASGTCTISFTNVKVPVSCRIGEEGFGFKVAMMTLDGGRIGIAAQAVGIAQAALEESIKYSKERRQFGKPIGQFQGLRWMIADMATRVEAARLLTYQAAYKKSQGGRYSKDAAIAKLFASETAAFVTNKAVQIHGGYGYISDYPVERFMRDARITEIYEGTSEIQRIVIANQLLKDVGA; this comes from the coding sequence ATGGACTTTGCGTTATCACAAGAACAGGAAGAAATTCGAAAGATGGTGCGGGAGTTTGCAGAGAACGAGCTCCGTCCCGTTGCCGCGAAGAACGACCGAGATTCAAGATTTCCGAAAGAACAAGTGAAGAAACTTGCCGAGTTGGGCCTTATGGGAATGGTGGTTCCGGCCGAATACGGAGGATCGGGACTCGACACGGTTTCGTACGCCATCGCCATCGAAGAGCTGGCCCGCGTCTGCGCTTCGACTGCGGTCATCGCTTCGGTTAACAACTCGTTGGTGTGCGATGTCATCAAGACTTGGGGTTCCGACGAACAGAAGAAGAAATATTTGATTCCGCTGGCCAAGGGCGAACATCTGGGTGCGTATTGTTTGACCGAGCCGATGTCGGGTTCCGACGCGGCGACGCAGAAAACGACGGCGACGCGGGAAAGCGGTTTCTACGTCGTCAATGGAGCGAAGAACTGGATCACGAATGGCCCACAGGCCGACACGCTCATTCTTTTCGCGATGTTCAACCCGGCCAAAGGATCCAAGGGCGTTTCGGCATTTGTGTTCGAATCGAAACTCCCGGGCGTCGAAGTCGGAAAGGACGAGAACAAGCTCGGCATCCGCGCTTCGGGCACCTGCACAATCAGTTTTACGAACGTGAAAGTGCCCGTGTCGTGCAGAATCGGTGAGGAGGGCTTCGGGTTCAAAGTGGCGATGATGACGTTGGACGGAGGCCGCATCGGGATCGCCGCACAGGCGGTCGGCATCGCGCAGGCCGCTTTGGAGGAATCCATAAAGTACTCGAAAGAGCGCCGGCAATTCGGAAAACCGATCGGCCAGTTCCAGGGGTTGCGCTGGATGATCGCCGATATGGCGACGCGCGTGGAAGCCGCGCGGCTCTTGACGTATCAAGCGGCGTATAAGAAGTCACAGGGGGGCCGCTACTCCAAGGACGCGGCGATTGCGAAGCTCTTTGCCTCGGAAACCGCGGCGTTTGTGACGAATAAGGCGGTTCAAATCCACGGGGGCTACGGCTATATTAGCGATTATCCGGTCGAGCGTTTCATGCGCGATGCCCGGATCACCGAGATTTACGAAGGCACCAGTGAGATTCAAAGAATCGTCATTGCGAACCAACTGCTCAAGGATGTGGGGGCGTAG
- a CDS encoding enoyl-CoA hydratase-related protein encodes MAVLETKISERIATIIFNRPDSLNALNLETLEFFHTTAKELAERKDVSVIVVTGAGEKAFIAGADIKHMQSLSPLQASRFGKLGQDCLFALENAPQITIAAVNGFALGGGCEFAMGCDLIYASEKAKFGQPEVNLGITPGFGGSQRLPRLVGPMKAREMIYTGEMIDAQEALRIGLVARVFPAAEFLGKVMEVAKTIASKGPEAIRRSKVMMRDGLGTDLVRGCAIERDHFALCFAHPDQKEGMSAFLEKRKPNWRD; translated from the coding sequence ATGGCGGTACTTGAAACAAAGATTTCGGAACGAATCGCGACAATAATCTTTAACCGGCCGGATTCTCTCAACGCCTTGAACTTGGAGACGCTGGAGTTTTTTCACACAACGGCCAAAGAGCTGGCCGAAAGAAAAGACGTTTCCGTGATCGTGGTGACAGGTGCCGGGGAAAAAGCATTTATCGCCGGCGCCGACATCAAACACATGCAATCGCTCTCGCCGTTGCAGGCGTCCAGGTTCGGCAAGCTTGGCCAGGACTGTCTCTTTGCGTTGGAGAATGCGCCGCAGATTACAATTGCCGCCGTAAACGGCTTTGCGTTGGGCGGCGGATGCGAGTTCGCCATGGGGTGCGATCTGATTTACGCGTCGGAGAAGGCGAAGTTCGGTCAACCGGAGGTAAATCTCGGGATCACGCCGGGGTTCGGCGGTAGTCAGCGTCTGCCGAGGTTGGTGGGCCCCATGAAAGCGCGGGAGATGATCTACACCGGTGAGATGATCGACGCTCAGGAGGCATTGAGAATCGGTCTGGTGGCTCGCGTCTTTCCGGCCGCGGAATTCTTGGGCAAAGTGATGGAGGTGGCAAAGACCATTGCGTCCAAAGGCCCTGAGGCGATCCGCCGGAGCAAAGTGATGATGCGCGACGGCCTGGGAACCGACTTGGTTCGGGGCTGCGCGATCGAACGGGACCATTTTGCCCTCTGCTTTGCTCACCCGGATCAAAAAGAGGGGATGTCCGCCTTTCTCGAAAAGCGAAAACCGAATTGGAGAGACTGA
- a CDS encoding 3-hydroxybutyryl-CoA dehydrogenase, with protein sequence MIKTIGVIGAGQMGGGIAQVAAQSGFSVILHDIETEFVEKGMSAIQKNLDRLVQKEKLTAAQKQEALGRIRTTTDLKAMKDADLVVEAATENIDIKLQIFQTLDEVTRPDVILGSNTSSISITKIAGATKRSDKVIGIHFMNPVPIMKLVEIIRGLLTSDETYKTSVEFVQKMGKETVTAADFPGFLVNRILCPMINEAIFALEEGIASPEDIDKAMKLGTNVPMGPLELADYIGLDTLLAIMEVLHQGLGEDKFRPAPLLRKYVAAGLLGRKTGRGFFTYNK encoded by the coding sequence ATGATCAAGACGATCGGAGTGATCGGCGCGGGGCAGATGGGCGGTGGGATCGCTCAGGTCGCCGCCCAAAGCGGATTTTCCGTGATCCTGCACGACATCGAGACGGAGTTTGTGGAAAAAGGAATGTCGGCGATCCAAAAAAACCTCGATCGCCTGGTTCAGAAGGAAAAGCTCACGGCCGCCCAGAAGCAAGAAGCGCTGGGCCGGATCCGAACGACGACGGACCTCAAGGCAATGAAGGACGCCGATCTGGTCGTCGAAGCGGCCACGGAAAACATCGACATCAAACTCCAAATTTTTCAAACGCTCGATGAAGTCACGCGGCCGGACGTGATTCTCGGGTCGAATACCTCTTCGATTTCGATCACGAAAATTGCGGGCGCAACCAAGCGCTCCGACAAAGTGATCGGAATTCATTTCATGAATCCGGTTCCGATCATGAAACTCGTGGAAATTATCCGAGGCCTCTTGACGTCGGACGAAACGTACAAAACCTCCGTGGAATTCGTTCAGAAAATGGGAAAAGAGACGGTCACGGCCGCGGATTTCCCCGGATTTCTGGTGAACCGAATTCTCTGCCCGATGATCAACGAGGCGATTTTCGCATTGGAAGAAGGGATCGCTTCACCGGAGGACATCGACAAGGCGATGAAGCTCGGCACGAACGTCCCGATGGGGCCGTTGGAGCTGGCCGATTACATCGGTCTCGATACTCTCCTGGCGATTATGGAAGTGCTCCATCAAGGGCTGGGGGAGGACAAGTTCCGACCGGCGCCGCTGTTACGGAAGTACGTTGCGGCGGGGCTTTTGGGGCGGAAAACCGGGCGAGGATTTTTTACGTACAACAAGTGA